One window of Candidatus Microthrix subdominans genomic DNA carries:
- a CDS encoding ABC transporter permease produces the protein MTMAPPIRDLPEDMLEPEGPRSRTLSTVARWALFALAGTFIMSVTRVMSGATDLTSSGLVVETLRLTVPFALAALGGLFAERAGVVNIGLEGMMIMGTWFGAYGGWQWGVWGGLAFGMLGGALGGGLHATATVIFKVDHIISGVAINLLAPGLARYLSAAVYANAGSGAGVRQSPPVKGDFPTITITPLSNALGTIEDHHWFFISDAAGMARGLVTGLSLFTLLVIVLAPAVWWLLWRTTFGLRLRSVGENPWAAESVGIKVMRTKFVAVVISGVLAGLAGVFIVTVTTSTYSEGQTGGRGYIALAALIFGNWRPVSAVGAATLFGYSDAVRLRGANGVAVHAFLLTGAIATTLIAIIAAVQGRWKSAALSGSVSTVLWIWYLSTDSLPKEFLPYTPYIVTLVVAATALRKLRMPQALGAIFTKGEAQ, from the coding sequence ATGACGATGGCACCCCCCATTCGCGACCTGCCCGAGGACATGCTCGAGCCGGAGGGCCCGAGAAGCCGGACCCTCAGCACCGTCGCCCGCTGGGCGTTGTTCGCCTTGGCCGGCACCTTCATCATGTCGGTCACCCGGGTGATGTCGGGCGCTACCGACCTGACCTCGTCCGGGCTGGTCGTCGAGACCCTTCGCCTGACCGTGCCCTTCGCCCTGGCGGCGCTGGGCGGGCTGTTCGCCGAACGGGCCGGCGTCGTCAACATCGGCCTGGAAGGCATGATGATCATGGGCACCTGGTTCGGCGCCTACGGCGGCTGGCAATGGGGCGTGTGGGGCGGCCTCGCCTTCGGCATGCTCGGAGGCGCGTTGGGCGGCGGGCTGCACGCCACGGCCACGGTGATCTTCAAGGTCGACCACATCATCTCGGGCGTGGCGATCAACCTGCTGGCCCCGGGACTGGCCCGCTACCTGTCGGCGGCGGTGTACGCCAACGCCGGCTCCGGTGCCGGGGTGCGCCAAAGCCCCCCGGTGAAGGGCGACTTCCCCACGATTACGATCACCCCGCTGTCCAACGCCCTCGGGACGATCGAGGACCATCACTGGTTCTTCATCTCCGACGCGGCCGGCATGGCCCGGGGCCTGGTGACCGGCCTGTCGCTGTTCACGTTGTTGGTCATCGTGCTGGCCCCGGCGGTGTGGTGGCTGCTGTGGCGCACCACGTTTGGCCTGCGGCTGAGGTCGGTGGGTGAAAACCCGTGGGCCGCCGAGTCGGTGGGCATCAAGGTGATGCGCACCAAGTTTGTTGCGGTGGTGATCTCGGGCGTGCTCGCCGGCCTGGCCGGGGTGTTCATCGTGACGGTCACCACGTCGACGTACTCCGAAGGACAGACCGGCGGCCGCGGCTACATCGCGCTCGCAGCGCTGATCTTCGGGAACTGGCGACCGGTGTCGGCCGTTGGGGCCGCCACCCTGTTCGGCTACAGCGACGCGGTGCGCCTGCGGGGCGCCAACGGTGTGGCGGTGCACGCCTTCCTGCTCACCGGGGCGATCGCCACCACCCTGATCGCCATCATCGCCGCTGTGCAGGGGCGCTGGAAGAGCGCCGCCCTGTCCGGCTCGGTGTCGACAGTGTTGTGGATCTGGTATCTGTCCACCGACTCGCTGCCCAAGGAGTTTCTGCCTTACACGCCCTACATCGTCACGCTGGTGGTCGCCGCCACCGCGTTGCGCAAGCTGCGCATGCCCCAGGCGCTCGGGGCCATCTTCACCAAGGGCGAAGCCCAGTGA
- a CDS encoding ABC transporter permease, which produces MNAPSPAQAASPAPEATVGRAAMLRLRLASALPSMLAPLVAVALAAVVCGVILALSGHNPFSAYAEMISFGTTEGSLLVAANKAVPLYLSAMAVAIGFKMGLFNIGVEGQYLVAVVVAAAAGAQVDLFPPLHVAFIIVVAMLAGASWAIVPAVLKVTRNVSEVISTIMMNAIAAGTVAYMVNRWRDTSETQLIKTKEIPPSGWVGNLFQVSGAEKLSVFALIAAGMGVIMWLVVTRTRFGFDLRISGANPTAAAVSGVNPKVMTIKVMLISGAVAGTVGLPVLLSENIFHRYTQDFPTGLGFTGIAVALLGRNHPAGMAAAALLFGFLERAGQGLQLVDVPPEIVTIMQGVVLLAAVISYGVAERLGKVQLQRATARELRAEDGPPNEDGEVLPVTGATS; this is translated from the coding sequence ATGAACGCCCCCTCCCCTGCACAAGCTGCGAGCCCCGCACCCGAGGCGACCGTCGGCCGAGCAGCGATGTTGCGGCTGCGGCTGGCCAGTGCCCTGCCGTCGATGCTGGCACCTCTGGTGGCGGTGGCTCTCGCCGCCGTGGTGTGCGGCGTGATCCTGGCGCTCTCGGGCCACAACCCGTTCTCGGCCTACGCCGAGATGATCTCGTTTGGCACCACCGAGGGTTCGCTGCTGGTCGCCGCCAACAAGGCGGTGCCCCTCTACCTGTCGGCGATGGCGGTGGCGATCGGTTTCAAGATGGGCCTGTTCAATATCGGCGTCGAGGGCCAGTACCTGGTCGCCGTCGTGGTCGCCGCTGCCGCCGGCGCTCAGGTCGACCTGTTTCCCCCGCTGCACGTCGCCTTCATCATCGTGGTCGCCATGCTCGCCGGCGCCTCGTGGGCGATCGTCCCGGCCGTACTCAAGGTGACCCGCAACGTGTCGGAGGTGATCTCGACGATCATGATGAACGCGATCGCCGCGGGCACGGTCGCCTACATGGTCAACCGCTGGCGCGACACCTCCGAAACCCAGCTGATCAAGACCAAGGAGATCCCCCCGTCGGGCTGGGTGGGCAACCTCTTCCAGGTGTCCGGCGCCGAGAAGCTCAGCGTGTTTGCGCTGATCGCGGCCGGGATGGGCGTGATCATGTGGCTGGTCGTCACCCGCACCCGCTTCGGTTTCGACCTGCGAATCTCGGGCGCCAACCCAACCGCTGCCGCGGTGTCGGGCGTGAACCCCAAGGTGATGACGATCAAGGTGATGCTGATCTCCGGTGCGGTCGCTGGCACGGTCGGCCTGCCGGTCCTCCTGTCGGAGAACATTTTTCACCGGTACACCCAGGACTTCCCGACCGGGCTGGGCTTCACCGGTATCGCCGTCGCCCTCCTCGGGCGCAACCATCCGGCGGGCATGGCGGCCGCTGCGCTGCTGTTCGGCTTCCTCGAGCGGGCCGGACAGGGCCTGCAGCTGGTCGACGTGCCGCCCGAGATCGTCACGATCATGCAGGGCGTCGTGCTGCTGGCTGCGGTGATCTCCTACGGCGTGGCCGAGCGCTTGGGCAAGGTGCAGCTGCAGCGGGCGACCGCCAGAGAGCTGCGCGCCGAGGACGGACCGCCGAACGAGGACGGCGAAGTGCTGCCGGTGACGGGGGCGACGTCATGA
- a CDS encoding ABC transporter ATP-binding protein: MRPPVASGQPPTGDGAHPSPAIELRGITKRFPGVVANSNVNLTVAAGSIHSLIGENGAGKSTLMKTLYGMHQPDEGTIRVDGIEHAFKSPAEAIAAGIGMVHQHFMLADQLTVAENITLGAEPSTFGVIDRRRANAAITELGERHGLPLDPDRLVEQLTVGERQRLEILKVLYRGARILILDEPTAVLIPQEVTEFFDNLRALSSAGVTIVFISHKLDEVLTISDAITVMRAGTTVATVDPSEVDGRALGKLMVGSELPSPSSERHTPGEQVALNISGAVLVTDGGRRLLDDIDLTVHQGEIVGIAGIEGNGQQELIETLLGLRHCASGTLELDGIDMATMSTRDRRDAGLGYVPTDRHREGLLLSEPLWSNVMLGHQGKRYRSGPWLRRRAARADTAEVVERYDVRTPGIDVPALALSGGNQQKLIVGREMTAEPSMLIAAHPTRGVDVGAQAAIWDLLRQARSKGLGVLLISADLDELIGLSDRLLVIFRGAITASVDPSNVTPDELGAYMAGERQKVTP, translated from the coding sequence ATGCGTCCCCCCGTCGCGTCCGGGCAGCCGCCGACCGGTGATGGCGCCCACCCCAGCCCGGCGATCGAGCTGCGGGGCATCACCAAGCGTTTCCCGGGAGTGGTCGCCAACTCCAACGTCAACCTCACGGTGGCCGCCGGGTCGATCCACTCGCTGATCGGTGAGAACGGCGCCGGCAAGTCCACCCTGATGAAGACCCTGTACGGCATGCACCAACCCGACGAGGGGACGATCCGGGTCGACGGGATCGAGCACGCATTCAAGTCGCCGGCCGAGGCGATCGCCGCCGGGATCGGCATGGTGCACCAGCACTTCATGCTCGCCGACCAGTTGACGGTCGCCGAGAACATCACCCTGGGCGCCGAACCGTCGACGTTCGGGGTCATCGATCGGCGCCGGGCCAATGCAGCGATCACCGAGCTGGGCGAGCGCCACGGCCTGCCGCTCGACCCCGACCGCCTGGTCGAGCAGCTCACCGTCGGCGAACGCCAGCGCCTCGAGATCCTCAAGGTGCTGTACCGGGGCGCCCGCATCCTCATCCTCGATGAACCCACCGCAGTGCTCATCCCCCAAGAGGTCACCGAGTTCTTCGACAACCTGCGGGCGTTGAGCTCCGCCGGGGTCACGATCGTCTTCATCTCGCACAAGCTCGACGAGGTGTTGACGATCTCCGATGCGATCACCGTGATGCGCGCGGGCACGACGGTGGCCACCGTCGACCCGTCCGAGGTCGACGGGCGTGCCCTCGGCAAGCTGATGGTGGGCTCGGAACTCCCCAGCCCCTCGTCGGAGCGCCACACCCCGGGCGAGCAGGTCGCCCTCAACATCTCCGGCGCCGTGCTGGTCACGGACGGCGGCCGCCGCCTGCTCGACGACATCGACCTGACCGTTCATCAGGGCGAGATCGTCGGTATCGCCGGCATCGAGGGCAACGGTCAACAGGAGCTGATCGAGACGCTGCTCGGCCTGCGACACTGCGCCTCGGGCACCCTCGAGCTGGACGGCATCGATATGGCCACCATGTCGACCCGCGACCGGCGCGACGCCGGGCTGGGCTACGTGCCCACCGACCGCCACCGCGAGGGGCTGCTGCTCAGCGAGCCGTTGTGGTCCAACGTCATGCTGGGCCATCAGGGCAAGCGCTACCGCTCTGGCCCGTGGCTGCGCCGGCGCGCCGCCCGCGCCGACACGGCAGAGGTCGTCGAGCGCTATGACGTCCGCACACCGGGCATCGATGTTCCCGCCCTGGCGTTGTCGGGGGGCAACCAACAGAAGCTGATCGTCGGCCGTGAGATGACCGCCGAGCCGTCGATGCTGATCGCCGCCCATCCCACCCGGGGAGTGGACGTCGGCGCGCAGGCGGCGATCTGGGACCTGCTGCGCCAGGCCCGCTCCAAGGGGTTGGGGGTGCTGTTGATCTCCGCCGACCTCGACGAGCTGATCGGGCTGTCCGACCGCCTGCTCGTCATCTTTCGGGGAGCGATCACCGCCTCCGTCGACCCCTCGAACGTCACCCCGGACGAGCTGGGCGCCTACATGGCCGGCGAACGCCAGAAGGTGACGCCATGA
- a CDS encoding BMP family ABC transporter substrate-binding protein, producing the protein MLAATAMLAVPALMLASCGNDDGGDEASGGDNGKIGLVFDIGGKGDKSFNDAASKGLNEAADELGYETKELEPDEGGQNRAELLESLASGGYNPVIGVGFLFADSVLETAQAHPDTTFAIVDNAYGPEDEAKTKNIKQLVFAEEQGSFLVGAAAAMKTETDTIGFIGGVETDLIKKFEAGYEAGAKHVNPEIKIEAQYITQPPDFNGFDDPAKAKTIAKSMYDGGADIIFHAAGASGSGLFEAAVEARGDNENIWAIGVDSDQYKLVPEDQQKIMLTSMIKKVDVAVAGAITDFDNGSTEGGVTSFDLEAGGVDYSTSGGFVDDISGDIDKLKEQIISGEIEVPITPQG; encoded by the coding sequence ATGCTGGCTGCAACCGCCATGCTGGCTGTGCCCGCTTTGATGCTGGCATCGTGCGGCAACGACGACGGGGGTGATGAGGCGTCCGGCGGCGACAACGGCAAGATCGGACTGGTCTTCGACATCGGCGGCAAGGGCGACAAATCCTTCAACGATGCCGCCTCGAAAGGTTTGAACGAGGCGGCCGACGAGCTGGGCTACGAAACCAAGGAACTCGAGCCGGACGAGGGTGGCCAAAATCGCGCCGAGCTGCTCGAGAGCCTCGCCTCCGGTGGTTACAACCCGGTGATCGGCGTGGGCTTCCTCTTCGCCGACTCGGTGCTGGAAACCGCTCAGGCGCATCCGGACACCACCTTCGCCATCGTCGACAACGCCTACGGACCCGAGGACGAGGCCAAGACCAAGAACATCAAGCAACTGGTCTTCGCCGAGGAGCAGGGTTCGTTCCTGGTCGGCGCAGCAGCGGCGATGAAGACCGAGACCGACACGATCGGCTTCATCGGTGGGGTGGAGACCGACCTGATCAAGAAGTTCGAGGCCGGATACGAGGCTGGCGCCAAGCACGTCAACCCCGAGATCAAGATCGAAGCGCAGTACATCACCCAGCCGCCGGACTTCAACGGCTTTGACGATCCGGCCAAGGCCAAGACGATCGCCAAGTCGATGTACGACGGCGGCGCCGATATCATCTTCCATGCGGCCGGAGCTTCGGGCAGCGGACTGTTCGAGGCGGCCGTCGAGGCCAGGGGTGACAACGAGAACATCTGGGCGATCGGTGTCGACTCCGACCAGTACAAGTTGGTGCCCGAGGATCAGCAGAAGATCATGCTCACGTCGATGATCAAGAAGGTTGACGTCGCCGTCGCCGGTGCGATCACCGACTTTGACAACGGCTCGACCGAGGGCGGCGTCACGTCGTTCGACCTCGAGGCCGGTGGCGTCGACTACTCGACCTCCGGCGGCTTCGTCGATGACATCTCCGGTGACATCGACAAGCTCAAGGAGCAGATCATCTCGGGCGAGATCGAAGTCCCCATCACCCCGCAGGGCTGA
- a CDS encoding adenosine kinase, translating into MSTHDSRSPASVHVAGIGNALVDVLAAAPESLIVELGLAKGSMGLVDADRSAAIYDHMGPGTEISGGSVANSMVGVASFGGRSHYLGKVRADQLGEVFVHDIRANGVGYTTSLAADGPPTGSCLILVTPDAQRTMNTHLGAAVHFGPDDVDPSVVTDAEVLFLEGYLFDPPEAQEAFKVAAKLARDAGRKVAVTLSDPFCVERHRAAFVDLVDNHVDIVIANRDELCSLYETDDIEAAHNIVAERCPMAVVTHGPDGSFIITPDVRVRIQPEPVAEVVDTTGAGDQYAAGFLYGLATGLDLATCGRLGSIAAAEVISHLGARPQVSLAELAAPVLNA; encoded by the coding sequence ATGTCCACTCATGATTCCCGTTCGCCCGCCTCGGTCCACGTGGCCGGAATCGGCAACGCGCTGGTCGACGTGCTGGCGGCCGCCCCCGAATCGCTGATCGTCGAGCTGGGCTTGGCCAAGGGCTCGATGGGGCTGGTCGACGCCGACCGCTCGGCGGCGATCTACGACCACATGGGTCCGGGCACCGAAATCTCCGGTGGCTCGGTGGCCAACTCGATGGTGGGCGTGGCCTCCTTCGGTGGCCGCTCGCACTACCTAGGCAAGGTGCGCGCCGACCAGCTCGGCGAGGTGTTCGTGCACGACATCCGGGCCAACGGGGTGGGCTACACCACGTCGCTGGCCGCCGATGGTCCGCCGACGGGCTCGTGTCTGATCCTGGTCACGCCCGATGCGCAGCGCACGATGAACACCCACCTGGGCGCCGCAGTGCACTTCGGGCCCGATGACGTCGATCCGAGCGTGGTCACCGACGCCGAGGTGCTGTTTCTCGAGGGCTACCTGTTCGATCCGCCCGAGGCCCAGGAGGCCTTCAAGGTGGCGGCCAAGCTGGCACGCGACGCCGGTCGCAAGGTGGCGGTGACGCTGTCGGACCCGTTCTGCGTCGAGCGGCACCGGGCGGCATTCGTCGACCTGGTCGACAACCATGTCGACATCGTCATCGCCAACCGCGACGAGCTGTGCTCGCTGTACGAGACCGACGACATCGAGGCCGCCCACAACATCGTCGCCGAGCGTTGCCCGATGGCGGTCGTCACCCACGGCCCCGACGGGTCCTTCATCATCACGCCCGACGTGCGGGTGCGCATCCAGCCCGAGCCGGTCGCCGAGGTGGTCGACACCACCGGTGCCGGGGACCAGTACGCCGCCGGATTCCTTTATGGCCTGGCCACCGGGCTCGACCTCGCCACCTGTGGCCGCCTCGGCTCGATCGCCGCCGCCGAGGTGATCAGCCACCTGGGCGCACGCCCCCAGGTGTCCCTGGCCGAGCTGGCCGCCCCGGTGCTGAACGCCTGA
- a CDS encoding methyltransferase domain-containing protein, giving the protein MSDVDAGWPGGADGAEEGDEGWDPAFDGGLREAYDLMNGENFAGLEAHEEMLADRVRVDAYHRGIHGNVKKGDVVLDLGTGTGLLAFMASRAGAKKVYAVEHSDFIDLAREIADYNGFTNIEFVRANSREFTPPEPIDVVLHEQMGDELFNENMLENVLDLRDRVLAPSGRILPSRFRLFIEPISMRDDMRIRRFWNIDLPDDIDLSFVQQSPVAARFNAYRNEEFWLRPHSVQATIGRPQPIFEFDLNTIEHPDELPLRRRVERTATADTIVDGCCVWFEACFDNDTTLSTSPLGPVTSWGNRVFRLDQQIARGETLRLDVSLGDLVEPSTWRVRAL; this is encoded by the coding sequence GTGAGCGACGTTGACGCAGGTTGGCCGGGTGGCGCCGATGGGGCAGAGGAAGGCGACGAGGGTTGGGATCCTGCCTTTGATGGTGGGCTGAGAGAAGCCTACGACCTCATGAACGGCGAGAACTTCGCCGGGCTTGAGGCGCACGAGGAGATGTTGGCCGACCGCGTTCGGGTCGACGCGTACCACCGCGGAATCCACGGCAACGTGAAAAAGGGCGACGTCGTGCTCGATCTGGGCACCGGCACCGGGCTGCTCGCGTTCATGGCGAGTCGGGCGGGAGCGAAGAAAGTGTACGCCGTCGAGCACTCCGACTTCATCGATCTCGCTCGTGAAATTGCCGACTACAACGGGTTCACCAACATCGAGTTCGTCCGGGCAAACAGCCGTGAGTTCACGCCCCCGGAGCCGATCGATGTGGTACTCCACGAACAGATGGGCGACGAGCTGTTCAACGAGAACATGCTCGAGAACGTTCTCGACCTCCGCGATCGCGTCCTGGCACCTTCGGGGCGCATCCTGCCGTCGCGGTTTCGCCTCTTCATCGAACCAATTTCGATGCGGGACGACATGCGGATTCGTCGATTTTGGAACATCGACCTACCGGACGACATCGACCTCAGCTTCGTCCAGCAGTCACCGGTCGCCGCTCGCTTCAACGCCTACCGCAACGAAGAGTTCTGGCTGCGCCCGCACTCGGTACAAGCAACCATCGGACGACCACAGCCGATCTTCGAATTCGACCTGAACACGATTGAACACCCCGACGAACTACCCCTGCGTCGCCGCGTCGAGCGGACGGCGACGGCGGACACCATCGTCGACGGCTGCTGTGTGTGGTTCGAAGCGTGCTTTGACAACGACACGACCCTGTCGACGTCGCCCCTCGGACCGGTCACCAGCTGGGGGAATCGCGTCTTTCGCCTCGACCAGCAGATCGCACGGGGCGAGACCCTTCGCCTCGACGTCAGCCTGGGCGACCTCGTCGAGCCGTCGACCTGGAGAGTTCGAGCCTTGTAG
- a CDS encoding S-layer homology domain-containing protein, whose amino-acid sequence MKLGRSRIWMSMALLLGIATMGLGVPAGAAPGAPAALQGVGNASCFSPAPHGFSDVPTTSFANTAIAWLVEAGITTGTTPTTFSPQANTTRAEMAVFLHRNAGEPAPAGQQNFTDVPTTSFANTAISWLVEAGITTGTTPTTFSPNNKVTRAEMAVFLHRNAGEPAPAGQQNFTDVPTTSYANTAISWLVEAGITTGTTPTTFSPQANVTRAEMAVFLWRYNCPDPNLGNVTTLAGNGVGGFVDGTGTTARFHEPEGVAVAPNGNIYVADGTNHRIRAINPTTGQVTTLAGNGTAGFVDGIGTNAQFSSPKGVAVAPNGTIYVADSTNDRIRAINPTTSQVTTLAGSGTEGFADGTGTTAQFRAPIEVAVAPNGTVYVADRFNHSIRAINPTTSQVTTLAGNGTAGFADGTGTDARFHTPSGVAVASNGTVYVSDTVNYRIRAINPTTGEVTTLAGSSAGFADGTGTTARFNYPWRVTIAPGGTIYVTDRYNYRIRAINPTTSRVTTLAGNGTEGFADGPGPTAQFAYLNGIAVAPNGTIYVGDTDNQRIRKIT is encoded by the coding sequence ATGAAACTCGGCCGGTCGCGCATCTGGATGTCGATGGCGTTACTCCTTGGAATCGCCACCATGGGGCTCGGCGTACCTGCCGGCGCGGCTCCGGGCGCTCCGGCGGCGCTGCAAGGAGTCGGGAACGCGTCGTGTTTCTCGCCGGCCCCGCACGGGTTTTCCGACGTGCCCACCACCAGCTTCGCCAACACCGCCATCGCGTGGCTCGTCGAAGCCGGCATCACCACCGGCACCACACCCACCACCTTCTCCCCCCAAGCCAACACCACCCGCGCCGAAATGGCCGTCTTCCTCCACCGCAACGCCGGTGAACCCGCGCCGGCCGGGCAACAGAACTTCACCGACGTGCCCACCACCAGCTTCGCCAACACCGCCATCTCCTGGCTCGTCGAAGCCGGCATCACCACCGGCACCACACCCACCACCTTCTCCCCCAACAACAAGGTCACCCGCGCCGAGATGGCCGTGTTCCTCCACCGCAACGCCGGTGAACCCGCCCCGGCCGGGCAACAGAACTTCACCGACGTGCCCACCACCAGCTACGCCAACACCGCCATCTCCTGGCTCGTCGAAGCCGGCATCACCACCGGCACCACACCCACCACCTTCTCCCCCCAAGCCAACGTCACCCGCGCCGAGATGGCCGTTTTCCTCTGGCGCTACAACTGCCCGGACCCCAACCTCGGCAACGTCACCACCCTCGCCGGCAATGGCGTCGGCGGGTTTGTTGACGGTACCGGCACCACCGCCCGATTCCACGAGCCGGAGGGGGTGGCGGTCGCCCCCAACGGCAACATCTACGTCGCCGACGGCACCAACCACCGGATCCGGGCCATCAACCCCACCACCGGCCAGGTCACCACCCTCGCCGGAAACGGCACCGCCGGGTTTGTTGACGGCATCGGTACCAACGCTCAATTCAGCAGCCCCAAGGGGGTGGCGGTCGCCCCCAACGGCACCATCTACGTAGCCGACAGTACTAACGACCGAATCCGGGCCATCAACCCCACCACCAGCCAGGTCACCACCCTCGCCGGCAGCGGCACCGAAGGGTTTGCTGATGGCACCGGCACCACCGCCCAATTCCGAGCGCCGATTGAGGTGGCGGTCGCACCGAACGGCACCGTCTACGTCGCCGACCGGTTCAACCATTCGATCCGGGCCATCAACCCCACCACCAGCCAGGTCACCACCCTCGCCGGAAACGGCACCGCCGGGTTTGCTGACGGCACCGGCACCGACGCCAGATTTCACACCCCGAGCGGGGTGGCGGTCGCTTCGAACGGCACCGTCTACGTCTCCGACACCGTTAACTACCGGATCCGGGCCATCAACCCCACCACCGGTGAGGTCACCACCCTTGCCGGCAGCAGCGCCGGGTTTGCTGACGGCACCGGCACCACCGCCCGATTCAACTACCCGTGGCGGGTGACGATCGCCCCCGGCGGCACCATCTACGTCACCGACCGCTACAACTACCGGATCCGGGCCATCAACCCCACCACCAGCCGGGTCACCACCCTCGCCGGCAACGGCACCGAAGGGTTTGCTGACGGCCCCGGCCCCACCGCTCAATTCGCCTACCTCAACGGGATAGCGGTTGCCCCCAACGGCACCATCTACGTCGGCGACACCGACAACCAGCGAATCCGGAAGATCACCTGA